aaaaaaaaaaaaaaaaaaaaaaaagaaaaaagatagtaTATGTCAATAATTCATGAGACATGTGAGTGTCAAAATGGAGGCTGGAGCTAGAGTGCTGGACCAAGAAGACCAGTTTGGACTAAGCCAAAACGACTAAATTGAAAGTGTCAAAATTTTTTTCGGTTTaacattgattttgatttctaaaaaaaaaaaaaaagaggggaagaCGATCAATTGATCACAAACACTAAAATTTGCCTGAACCCATAAAACATGACCAGTTGGAAAACACTCAGTCTTCCATTTATATACATAGGATAActacccaccaccaccactcacCGTCCTGatagtatgattttttttttttttttgcataataTATTATCTTAGTGATCTGATTAGGGGATCAGTATTACCATAAGAATGCATATATTAGTCAatcattttagtttttattgatttaaaaaataaacctaaaccaaaatcaaatcaaaaccgaaccaatcaaTTTTAGTTTGAGATATTGAGATTCTTATCAACTTAATTATCAATTTAATAAATTCCTTCAAATGAAAGATTCCAAATAACTTGCTAGTAATGCCTATTAGTTTAAGGCTAACCGCCAATGTAGGGAGATGAGTTTACTCGGATCGGGCTCCTTAATAGCGCACATAGGTGTATAGTGCATCATCCAATAACCAAGAACGCTCAGACATGTAGCCTAAGGTGTCAAAGTGCAACCAAAGGAATTCCTGGATTTATGCTACACGCCCATGTGCGCTACAGAGGATCTCAATCCTGAGTTACCCTCCTTAGATGGGATTCCATTAATCCAAAAGTATTTTGACCACGAAACCTAGCAATCAATATATCATTTAGAATTGATCGAATACCCCCATTGATAATGGGATCCCATGTGGAAAGATCACCAAATGGAGAGAGGTTCCAGACTGTCTTCCACAAGTTAAAATGTGTATATGTGTAGGTGAACCGAGCTTTTCAAAATGACCCGTTTGCTTACACTTCTCTAATAAAGGCAAtccacccacacacacacacaagtaaGTTAAAGAATAGAGTCACATATTCCCAATTTTACAGATGATACTTGGCAAAACCACGTACGAAGAATTGAAAGCATTCAACCAATTAGCGCAACTACCTacaattctctctttctctctctctctacacccTTCTCTATATAAACAAACACCGATGGAGTTCTCCATTGCATCCTACAAAGACCAAAGACTAGAGTAAGAGAGTGTGTTAGAGCTGAGTAAGTGTGTTAGCTATGGCCAATTCCGGTGTTATGAAGCTTGTGTGCCTTGTTCTGGCCTGTATGGTTGTGGCTGCTCCTCATGCGGTAGATGCTCTCACATGCGGGCAGGTGGTGTCAAATTTGGCTCCATGCCTCACTTACCTTCGCAGGGGCGGCTCGGTGCCTGTGACTTGCTGCATTGCCGTGAGATCCCTCAATGCCGCCGCTAAATCCACTCCTGAACGTCGGGCCGCTTGTGGGTGCCTCAAAAACGCCTATAAATCCGTTTCCGGCATCAACGCCGCCATTGCTGGTGGTCTTCCTCGCAAATGTGGTGTCAACCTTCCCTACAGGATCAGCCCCTCCATCGACTGCTCCAagtatactctctctctctaaccttTGAATTATTGATGCTTAACTGGGTGGAGAGTGGTAATCGTAGAACTCTTAAATTAGAGCATTTGGTAATGGATTACTACTACTTTAAAGCTGACAAATGGGTTTTTTTGTTATGTTTGCAGGGTGAGGTGAGCTGAGGTTGATGTGTGATGAAGGCttaaagaaagaagataaataaCTATGTTGAGAAGCCCTGTCAGTGGAAGTGGAATATCAGTTTGAATGTTACTGTGATCATCAGAAGTAGTAATAGTAGTTTATATATAACAGCACCTATCGTTGTACGGAATAATATGAGCTAGGCTcttttgttttatatattttctgcCCTTATGAGTTCAGTTCCTTAAATTTCTACGTGTTTTCTCATAATCTCAGATATcaacccaaatatatatatatatatatatatatatatatatgttatgaAGCATTCTTAAGGCTAGCcttaaagaaaaccaaaaaagcAAAATCATACAATATAGTTATGAAACGAGGCTAGCCTGACTTTGCCTAGCCCTGAATTGGTAAAAATAATGGGGCTGGcaaggtcaattagggttgGAGTTGATTGGATTGAGCCTAAAAAGGTTAGGCCTGAGTTGTGATATCATATTTAATATTCTCCACCAAGTAtgaaatatgggaaaaagaattctTTCGATCTGACACAGTGTGGGAAACATCCAGATACAGGCGGGTGCGAAAAGACTATTTTTCCTCTCCTTGTGGGCAGTGAAAATGCTTCTACCTGTGTTCTCATTGGCAGCATCGACATTGTTCTTTTGCCCATGAAATATTTTAGTTAACAATCCAAATGTTGTCTAAAATTGAACTCAACTATGTCACatggtgtaataattttaatttaaattttcagaaaaagctttatatgtttgagaatggtgGAGATCTCTATTGATGTTGGAGAGATTTGATCTTCCAAGCATTGAATTTGTATTTGACAATTCGATTGTCATGCACAACTTCACGATGACCCTAAATCAATTCTTCATCAAAAGACATCCTTAATCAAATACTATTGGAGCAATTATTATCACTTTATACTTAACCTATATTTATCAATTCTCATACCTTAAACTTTGTATATGATTCCCTCAAAGTAGTgaatttttatctctttttcttctctgatttttttaaattactaaattgccccttttttttctaatcggTTCTCATCGTCTCTCTTGtccttctttatatttttttattcaatttccccttttttgtttctattttttaatcaatctcCTTGTCCTCCTTGTCCTTCTTCAACGAGAATCGGTGTGATTCATCCAAATTGATTATGATACAAATCGATCGATccatttcaatttttgaaacccAGCTCGGGCCTTGTCATGGGTGCAAGAAATTAATATAAGTacaaatgacttttttttttatgggaacaaaaaagCAATATATAGAAACAACTTACATGGCTAGATATGGCAATAGTGTTAGTAGTATCACTTGCCACCATAGTTTCCCTAGCTAGGGATACAAAATGTAGTACTGGACTGGACTCAAGAATACATCTATAAGTAATATTTTGTACAGATTTATAGATAGACAAAAAGATTGGAGCCACAATAATGGGCCAGCAAAAATTGTCCAGTTCAAAAGAAAGTTTCTAGACCAATTTCGAATTTGTCCAAATCTCCTTTAAAACCCATTCCCTCCTTTATGCATGTTTTGCTTCAGTAAGAACAGCCTTGGTGCATCCTTCAATATGGTTTCCTGTCAATAAATAATCAGTTATTAGTAGTTGTATTTTCATCTCTACCAAAATAACCACAGCCCAACCTGTAATGTTTTAGTAGTGTTAGTAATGAGGTAGCTTTAGTTGTTGATTAGAGACCTCAAGCTTCTCATGTAATAAAAAGGGTTTACCCGATGCATGATGTTCCTGCATTTGCAAGGTCAGGGGCGAGAATTATGCAGCCTTACCACGAGAATGTCAAGAGGCTATTtcgaccgcttgaccaccagggCACAACCTTCATACCTTACCTTACCTCTGTaatatgattttaaaatttgtggCTTTGGCTTTCATTCACTATTTCTTCATAGGAGAACTAACCAGAATGCAGTAAAAAGCATACCACCTTAATTAGAAAGTTATGAAAGCAGCCAGAAATCTTCCCAGTGGAATATCGGATGGGGGGTCAAAGTTTTGTGGAGGAGTAGACCCTAAGGTCCTTCTGACATAAAATTTCCTAAATAGAGTTTGCGAAGTGATAAAGTAGAGCTCTGAGATTTTAGGACTATGGGAGAGTGCAAGTAGTGGTCGAAGTGAGTAGGTATACATGGACATATGGAGGTATTTGTATGAATTTAAGTCAAAATTGACCTTTTGCTAATCTAGACCAACCTATCTATATGACAATTGAGGTAGGCCCAAATTTGTAAATAGATAGAACCCATATCCCtcttttacatgtaaagttTCTACCTGTTCAGAGTTCACAATACGCTAGAGTAGACGATGAAAATGGAAGAGTGTaacgacccaagaatacggcaagtatcaGACCCGCtagggagatcggtgaggtgtctccaccaaAAATACGGCTAGTACTAGGGagtttgggagattggtgagggtgtataaactttagtcccacatcgcctagggagagattcttAGACTAATTAATgatctctagcctccttaacatggcacaactcgttttaaagccttgaggcccatgggccaaagaggacaatattgtgtaagATTAATAAGGTCAGGGCGTTACAAATAGTATTAGAGCCGACCCCCACAGCATGTGGGGCCACAGTGGGGACGTTGTGCCGAAAGGGGGGAAGTGTAACGATCCAAGAATACAAAAAGTACCAGACCCGCTTGGGAAATCGGACCTCtcctggactagttaataacctctagtctCCTTAAGGGAGAGATtcctggactagttaataacctctagcctccttaaggGAGAAATTTCTTGAttaattaataacctctagcctccttaatatgacacatgggccaaagaagacaatattgtgaaaggttaatggggccggcaCGTTACAAAGAGCGCATAATATAGTTGGAGAACCAAAAGTATGCATGGAAATGGACGAGGATGCACGTCATACATGAGAGGATATTTAATTAAGGGTAAACTAGGCTCTAACACTCTCCATTTTTGGAAATTCCTAATTACCAATTTCATACTGGCCATGAAAACCCTCTAACCAAGTTAAGCTAGGATCGGGTTTCTCTATAACGCACATAGGCCTGCATATCATTCAACAACCAAAAATACTCAAACACGCAATCGAAGATGTTCCTGATTGTTAAATCTACACTACACACCGATGCACGCTACAGAAAATCTCTATCCACCAAATTATGCCATCACCAAAAAGTTAATAATATCAAGTTTCTGAAATTAACCATCTTCCTCCAACACGTTCTAAAAGAAATTTGTTTTATTACTACATTAAatctattataaaaaaaaataaaaccttgcATGATTGCAGATTGGGTATATATATGGGTTCTCATAAGAACttcaattgagaaaaaaaaaagagtacaaaGCAAGATCATGCAAGGTCTGCTACACatctcatatttttattttcgaTGAGATAAttactgaaaagaaaaaaaaaatttaacatttGTATTTGGAAGCTCATTTCTTTTCTGATTATGGAAAGGGAATCGATTTAGCTTcatttattttctgattttggaAGCTCAAAGCAAGAGATTGGGTGTTTGCAATGAAGGCCACTGGTAGTCTTGCAGTTAATCTTATCAGATGAAAGATCATCTATATAAAGCTCAGAGAGGGTGAAGGTGAGGAACAACTCTTTAGCAGTGACTCCTTTCAAGTCTTTAATTTGCCAAGACTTTATGAATCCCGTGATCTCTGTAGCATATAAGGTGTCGCTAACTTTGGGGGATTTGTGCTTCTGGGCTTTCTTCAGCTTCAACCAAAAGAAGCCAATTTCTCTGTTGTATCCCAGCTCCTCTATCTCTTCCACTAATAGTAAATTGTTGGGCAGTGACATCTCTACCAACGGTTGATTTCTTCTTGCATAGCTCTTCGCCATGGTAGATCTTGGCCTTCTCTCGgtattttttgataatttcagaAGCCATATCTCTAACAGTCTGGCCTTTTCTATCTTCTATGGGTTGTGATGGTAAAGAAGGAAGGTGATGGGATTTATATAGGATTGTACATTGCCTCATaccattaaaatatatatttcgGATTCGGGTTCACTTAGCATTTCCAGGACCGGAAGAACCTGTTCCTGTTCAGATGGAACCTGTTTCGCGTCGTCCCTTTGCCGCTTCGCTGTGGGTTGACAAAGATCTGTACCCTCTCCCTCTGGTACTGACCTTTTCCTTTTACTAAGAGCCCTTCGAACAAGCGACACCCCCACTAAAAAACTAATCCCTACTACAAGTGatgatatcatatatatatatatatatatatatatatatatattactattaAGAAATACACGTGAAAAAAAATGACTAATGCATgtgggtggattttttttttttttaatagaaggtGTCGTGCTTTTTCAGAGAAAGTAGAGTGTTAGAactaaataaagaaattattatttttaatgaataaataaactATTATCAGAAAACTAATATTagagaagatagagagagaaaaagtagAGAAAGTATGAGAGACATTGGCGGGCATTAGcggttaattttttttcttttaatattaatttgTAAATATTAGAGATAGAGTAGTGAaagatggagaagagagagaaatagtgGATGTCATGAGAGATTAATATggttaatatttttatttcaagtGTGGGAGGTGTTTAATTCTAACTGCACtaacaaagaaatcaagaatTAGGAGTATTAATGTTCTTGGAGATTAATATGgtgtatatttttatttaaactactgtATCTGTTTTTTTATGAAGCAACATTTACTGTATGGTTACAAGCCATTATGTTTGAGAAAATGTaattgaaaataatgaaaagttACAATTATGAAGATGTTGGAATGAaagttaaaggaaaaaaaaaaaatatatatatatatatatatattccaaaatGTAGTTCATACTCTTCTGGCATGGAGAAAACTCTAGAAAAGACTATGTAGCTACTCTAGGAAATTGGTCAGAATtgcccatttagttgggataaggctgaactctgtttttgttgttgtgaaATGGTTAAATAATGAAATCTGACCCATTTCATGTCATCCTATGGACCAACTCTTAAAATGGAATGTTAGCCTCATACTCTTCAACATTCAATGGAAGCCAGCAGCCTGGTTTACTCACTAGTTTTCTCACCTTTGCTTGTGTAACTCAAAGATTTTTGTCCACACAACAATTGTTACATGATATTAACTTATAACAATTC
This genomic stretch from Macadamia integrifolia cultivar HAES 741 unplaced genomic scaffold, SCU_Mint_v3 scaffold3131, whole genome shotgun sequence harbors:
- the LOC122067797 gene encoding non-specific lipid-transfer protein Lac s 1-like; its protein translation is MANSGVMKLVCLVLACMVVAAPHAVDALTCGQVVSNLAPCLTYLRRGGSVPVTCCIAVRSLNAAAKSTPERRAACGCLKNAYKSVSGINAAIAGGLPRKCGVNLPYRISPSIDCSKYTLSL
- the LOC122067798 gene encoding uncharacterized protein LOC122067798; amino-acid sequence: MAKSYARRNQPLVEMSLPNNLLLVEEIEELGYNREIGFFWLKLKKAQKHKSPKVSDTLYATEITGFIKSWQIKDLKGVTAKELFLTFTLSELYIDDLSSDKINCKTTSGLHCKHPISCFELPKSENK